One part of the Thermodesulfobacterium commune DSM 2178 genome encodes these proteins:
- a CDS encoding 4Fe-4S dicluster domain-containing protein: MEKEVNVIKLDEEFMKEFWEELEAMGMPVKELRECIQCGRCAATCPMALAGLEYFIKRIVHASMLGLKEIFLDDSSVWGCQSCNRCVEVCPMDIKPYELIQAIRRVCFREYAMPSNTIDGLRNYYERGHAVIVKGFEERRKKVGLPEMPPTVIGNEEMRKKFQEVMKQTALAEVAPFPLD, from the coding sequence ATGGAGAAGGAAGTGAATGTTATAAAGTTGGATGAGGAGTTTATGAAGGAGTTTTGGGAAGAGCTTGAGGCGATGGGGATGCCTGTTAAGGAGTTGAGGGAGTGTATCCAGTGTGGTAGGTGTGCGGCAACTTGTCCGATGGCGTTAGCTGGGTTGGAGTATTTTATCAAGAGGATAGTGCATGCGAGCATGTTGGGGTTGAAGGAGATATTTTTGGATGATTCATCGGTGTGGGGGTGTCAGAGTTGTAACCGGTGTGTGGAGGTATGTCCGATGGACATTAAGCCATATGAGTTGATACAGGCGATAAGGAGGGTGTGTTTTAGGGAGTATGCGATGCCATCTAACACGATAGATGGTTTGAGGAACTATTATGAGAGGGGGCATGCGGTGATAGTTAAGGGATTTGAGGAGAGGAGGAAGAAGGTGGGGTTACCTGAGATGCCACCTACGGTGATAGGGAATGAGGAGATGAGGAAGAAGTTTCAGGAGGTAATGAAGCAGACAGCGTTAGCAGAGGTAGCACCGTTTCCACTTGACTAA